One window of the Zea mays cultivar B73 chromosome 3, Zm-B73-REFERENCE-NAM-5.0, whole genome shotgun sequence genome contains the following:
- the LOC103642983 gene encoding brassinosteroid LRR receptor kinase BRI1: MESPGLFAVVALFVVVVAAAAADDAQLLEQFKEAVPSQATDLRGWSASDGACRFPGAGCRGGRLTSLSLAAVPLNADFRAVAATLLQLASLETLSLRGANVSGTLAAVPRCGAKLQSLDLSANAGLRGSVSDVEALVAACAGLSALNLSGGSIGGPRSAGVVASGFARLDALDLSGNKISGDGDLRWMVGAGVGAVRQLDLSGNKISSLPEFTNCSGLEYLDLSGNLIAGEVAGRTLADCRGLRTLNLSGNHLVGPFPPDVAALTSLAGLNLSNNNFSSDLPADAFTELQQLKVVALSFNHFNGSIPDSLAALPELDVLDLSSNTFSGTIPSSICQGPNSSLRMLYLQNNYLSGAIPESISNCTRLESLDLSLNNINGTLPASLGKLGELRDLILWQNFLEGEIPASLENLDKLEHLILDYNGLTGSIPPELSKCKELNWISLASNQLSGPIPAWLGQLSNLAILKLSNNSFSGPIPAELGNCQSLVWLDLNSNQLNGSIPAELAKQSGKMNIGLVIGRPYVYLRNDELSSECHGKGSLLEFTSIRPEELSRMPSKELCNFTRVYMGSTEYTFNKNGSMIFLDLSFNQLDSEIPKELGNMYYLMILNLGHNLLSGVIPPELAGAKKLAVLDLSHNQLEGPIPNSFSTLSLSEINLSNNQLNGSIPELGSLFTFPKISYENNSGLCGFPLLPCGHNAGSSSSDGHRSHRNQASLAGSVAMGLLFSLFCIVGIVIIVVECKKRKQINEEASTSRDIYIDSRSHSGTMNSNWRLSGTNALSVNLAAFEKRLQKLTFNDLIVATNGFHNDSLVGSGGFGDVYKAQLKDGKVVAIKKLIHVSGQGDREFTAEMETIGRIKHRNLVPLLGYCKCGEERLLVYDYMRFGSLEDVLHDRKKTGIKLNWAARKKIAIGAARGLAYLHHNCIPHIIHRDMKSSNVLIDEQLEARVSDFGMARMMSVVDTHLSVSTLAGTPGYVPPEYYQSFRCTTKGDVYSYGVVLLELLTGKPPTDSTDFGDDNNLVGWVKQHSKSRLTDLFDPELVKEDPALELELLEHLKVACACLDDRPSKRPTMLKVMAMFKEMQASSTVDSKTSACTDDACFADVEMTTLKEDKEEKD, from the coding sequence ATGGAATCTCCGGGGCTGTTCGCTGTAGTGGCACTCTTCGTCGTCGTCGTGGCGGCGGCGGCCGCCGACGATGCCCAGCTGCTGGAGCAGTTCAAGGAGGCCGTGCCGAGCCAGGCCACGGACCTCCGCGGGTGGAGCGCCAGCGATGGCGCCTGCAGGTTCCCAGGCGCCGGCTGCAGGGGCGGGCGGCTCACGTCGCTGTCGCTCGCCGCCGTCCCGCTCAATGCCGACTTCCGGGCCGTCGCGGCCACCCTGCTGCAGCTGGCCAGCCTCGAGACGCTCAGCCTGCGCGGCGCCAACGTCAGCGGCACGCTGGCCGCGGTGCCGAGGTGCGGGGCCAAGCTGCAGTCGCTCGACCTGTCAGCGAATGCCGGCCTGCGGGGCTCCGTCTCCGACGTCGAGGCGCTTGTCGCTGCCTGCGCCGGGCTTAGCGCGCTGAACCTCTCCGGCGGTTCGATTGGTGGGCCGAGGTCTGCCGGCGTTGTCGCCTCCGGATTTGCCCGGCTAGACGCTCTCGACTTGTCCGGCAACAAGATCTCCGGCGATGGCGACCTCCGGTGGATGGTGGGCGCCGGCGTCGGAGCAGTCCGCCAACTGGACCTCTCCGGGAACAAGATCTCTAGCCTGCCGGAGTTCACCAACTGCTCTGGGCTGGAGTACCTCGACCTCTCCGGCAACCTCATCGCCGGCGAGGTGGCCGGCAGGACTCTCGCTGACTGCCGTGGTCTGAGAACGCTCAACCTCTCAGGCAACCACCTGGTCGGCCCGTTCCCGCCGGACGTCGCCGCCCTCACCTCGCTCGCCGGACTCAACCTCTCAAACAACAACTTCTCCAGCGACCTCCCCGCCGACGCTTTCACCGAGCTACAGCAGCTCAAGGTGGTCGCCCTCTCCTTCAACCACTTCAACGGCAGTATTCCGGACTCCTTGGCAGCGCTGCCGGAGCTCGACGTGCTGGACCTCAGCTCCAACACCTTCTCCGGCACCATCCCTTCGTCCATCTGCCAAGGCCCCAACTCCAGCCTCCGCATGCTGTACCTCCAGAACAACTACCTCTCCGGCGCCATCCCTGAGTCAATCTCCAACTGCACCAGGCTCGAATCTCTCGATCTCAGCCTCAACAACATCAACGGCACCCTCCCGGCATCCCTCGGGAAGCTCGGGGAGCTCCGGGACCTCATTCTTTGGCAGAACTTCTTGGAGGGCGAGATTCCGGCGTCCCTGGAAAATTTGGATAAGCTCGAGCATCTCATCCTCGACTACAACGGGCTCACCGGCAGCATCCCGCCGGAACTCTCCAAGTGCAAGGAGCTGAACTGGATATCCTTGGCAAGCAACCAGCTGTCTGGTCCGATCCCGGCTTGGCTTGGGCAGCTCAGTAACTTGGCCATCTTGAAGCTGAGCAACAATTCCTTCTCCGGACCAATACCGGCTGAGCTCGGCAACTGCCAGAGTTTGGTCTGGCTGGACCTGAACAGCAACCAGCTTAACGGGTCAATACCGGCGGAACTGGCAAAGCAGTCTGGGAAGATGAACATCGGTCTTGTCATTGGGCGGCCGTATGTGTATCTTCGCAATGACGAGCTGAGCAGCGAGTGCCATGGCAAGGGGAGCTTGCTAGAGTTCACCAGTATCCGACCTGAAGAGCTCAGTCGGatgccgagcaaggagctgtgcaACTTCACTCGGGTGTACATGGGGAGCACCGAGTATACCTTCAATAAGAATGGCTCCATGATATTTCTGGATTTGTCATTTAATCAGCTTGACTCAGAGATCCCAAAGGAGCTTGGGAACATGTACTACCTCATGATCCTGAATCTTGGCCACAACTTGCTGTCTGGCGTCATCCCACCAGAACTAGCTGGTGCCAAGAAGCTTGCTGTACTCGACCTGTCACACAACCAGTTGGAAGGGCCTATTCCCAACTCTTTCTCGACGTTGTCCTTGTCGGAGATCAACCTTTCAAATAATCAGTTGAATGGTTCAATTCCAGAGCTCGGTTCGCTGTTCACATTCCCGAAGATTTCATATGAGAATAACTCTGGTCTTTGTGGCTTCCCACTGTTGCCATGCGGGCACAATGCTGGCTCAAGTTCTTCCGATGGCCACCGATCCCACCGGAACCAGGCTTCACTCGCGGGTAGTGTTGCTATGGGACTCTTGTTCTCGCTGTTCTGTATAGTTGGAATTGTCATCATAGTTGTTGAGTGCAAGAAGCGGAAGCAGATCAATGAAGAGGCAAGTACCTCTCGTGACATATACATTGATAGCCGGTCTCATTCTGGGACTATGAATTCCAATTGGAGACTCTCTGGTACTAACGCCCTCAGCGTCAACCTTGCTGCATTTGAGAAGCGACTGCAGAAACTCACCTTTAATGATCTTATTGTGGCCACCAATGGCTTCCACAATGATAGCCTAGTTGGGTCTGGTGGTTTTGGTGATGTCTATAAGGCCCAGCTCAAGGATGGAAAGGTTGTTGCAATCAAGAAGCTTATACATGTGAGTGGCCAGGGTGACCGGGAGTTTACTGCAGAAATGGAGACCATTGGTAGGATCAAACACCGCAATCTTGTTCCGCTCCTCGGCTACTGCAAGTGTGGTGAGGAGCGGCTGCTGGTTTATGATTACATGAGGTTTGGCAGCTTGGAAGATGTGTTGCATGACCGGAAAAAGACCGGGATTAAGCTAAATTGGGCAGCAAGGAAAAAGATCGCCATTGGGGCTGCAAGGGGATTGGCATACCTCCACCACAACTGTATTCCACACATCATCCACCGAGACATGAAGTCAAGCAATGTGCTTATCGATGAGCAATTAGAGGCAAGGGTATCTGATTTTGGAATGGCAAGAATGATGAGCGTGGTGGACACCCACTTGAGTGTGTCCACTCTCGCCGGCACTCCAGGTTACGTGCCACCGGAGTATTACCAGAGCTTCAGATGCACTACCAAGGGCGATGTGTATAGCTACGGTGTTGTATTGCTCGAGCTGCTCACTGGGAAACCGCCTACAGATTCAACTGACTTCGGTGACGACAACAATCTTGTAGGATGGGTCAAACAACACTCGAAGTCGAGGCTCACGGATCTGTTTGATCCTGAACTCGTGAAGGAAGATCCAGCCCTGGAGCTCGAGCTACTGGAGCACCTAAAAGTTGCTTGTGCATGCTTGGACGACAGACCGTCGAAGCGTCCGACAATGCTGAAGGTCATGGCAATGTTCAAGGAGATGCAGGCCAGTTCGACAGTGGACTCAAAGACTTCGGCGTGCACAGACGATGCATGTTTTGCCGATGTGGAGATGACGACCCTGAAAGAAGACAAGGAGGAGAAGGACTAA